A window of Saccharomyces paradoxus chromosome XI, complete sequence contains these coding sequences:
- the MET1 gene encoding uroporphyrinogen-III C-methyltransferase (S-adenosyl-L-methionine uroporphyrinogen III transmethylase~similar to YKR069W), with amino-acid sequence MVRDSVTLHTSLPLITAGFATDQVHLLIGTGSTDSISVCKNRIHSILNAGGNPIVVNPSSPSHTKQLQSEFGKFDKFEMIERGFRLSDLTTLGRVLVCKVVDRVFVDLPITQSRLCDEIFWQCQKLRIPINTFHKPEFSTFNMIPTWVDPKGSGLQISVTTNGNGYILANRIKRDIISHLPSNISEVVINMGYLKDRIINEDHKALLQEKYYQTDMSLPGFGYGLDEDGWESHKFNKLIREFEMTSREQRLKRTRWLSQIMEYYPMNKLSDIKLEDFDTSSSSSKKAKQETVSEGAVPPTDENIEKSTQQLQLSETEKEGSKKLGKISLVGSGPGSVSMLTIGALQEIKSADIILADKLVPQTILDLIPSKTETFIAKKFPGNAERAQQELLAKGLESLTNGLKVVRLKQGDPYIFGRGGEEFNFFKDHGYTPVVLPGISSSLACTVLAQIPATQRDIADQVLICTGTGRKGALPMIPEFIESRTTVFLMALHRANVLITELLKHGWDGDVPAAIVERGSCPDQRVTRTLLKWVPEVVEEIGSRPPGVLVVGRAVNALAEKDLLNFDKSRKFVIDEGFREFEVDTDSLFK; translated from the coding sequence ATGGTACGAGACTCAGTGACACTACATACATCACTGCCCTTAATTACTGCTGGTTTTGCTACTGATCAAGTTCATTTGCTTATTGGTACAGGGTCTACAGACTCGATTAGCGTTTGTAAGAATAGAATCCACTCTATTTTGAATGCTGGTGGTAATCCCATAGTAGTGAACCCCTCGTCACCAAGCCATACTAAACAACTACAATCGGAATTTGGCAAGTTTGACAAATTCGAAATGATAGAAAGGGGGTTTAGGTTATCCGATTTAACTACTTTGGGGAGAGTCTTGGTGTGCAAAGTAGTGGATAGAGTATTTGTAGATCTACCTATAACACAAAGTCGCCTATGCGACGAGATCTTTTGGCAATGCCAAAAACTAAGAATTCCCATAAACACGTTCCACAAACCAGAGTTTTCTACCTTCAATATGATACCTACGTGGGTCGACCCAAAGGGAAGTGGTTTACAAATCTCAGTTACTACGAATGGGAACGGCTACATCTTGGCCAACAGGATAAAAAGAGACATAATATCTCATTTACCTTCCAATATATCTGAGGTAGTAATAAATATGGGGTATTTAAAGGACCGTATTATAAACGAAGATCATAAGGCCTTGTTACAGGAAAAATACTACCAAACTGATATGTCATTACCTGGATTTGGCTACGGCTTAGACGAGGACGGTTGGGAGAGTCATAAGTTTAACAAGCTAATTCGTGAATTCGAAATGACTAGTAGGGAACAGAGACTTAAAAGAACTAGATGGTTATCTCAGATAATGGAGTATTACCCAATGAACAAGTTGAGTGACATCAAGTTAGAGGATTTCGAtacatcatcttcttcaagtaAGAAGGCAAAGCAGGAAACTGTTTCAGAGGGTGCAGTACCTCCTACAGacgaaaatattgaaaagagcACGCAACAACTGCAATTATCGGAAACCGAAAAAGAAGGCTCTAAAAAGCTAGGGAAAATTTCTCTGGTCGGAAGTGGTCCAGGCTCGGTGTCCATGCTGACAATAGGTGCATTACAAGAGATAAAGTCTGCGGATATAATTTTAGCAGACAAACTGGTTCCACAAACTATCTTGGATTTGATACCTTCAAAAACTGAAACCTTCATagccaaaaaatttcccGGTAATGCAGAACGGGCACAACAGGAACTACTAGCTAAGGGTCTAGAATCGTTGACTAATGGATTGAAAGTAGTCCGTTTGAAGCAAGGTGATCCATATATCTTTGGTCGTGGTGGTGAAGagtttaatttctttaaagatCACGGGTATACTCCAGTAGTTTTACCGGGTATAAGTTCCTCCTTAGCCTGTACTGTATTGGCACAGATACCCGCTACGCAACGTGATATTGCGGATCAAGTGCTCATATGTACTGGGACTGGGAGAAAAGGTGCTCTGCCCATGATTCCtgaatttattgaaagcAGAACTACTGTTTTTCTAATGGCACTGCATCGCGCCAATGTCCTGATCACAGAATTATTGAAACACGGCTGGGATGGTGATGTCCCTGCTGCAATCGTCGAGAGAGGTTCGTGCCCTGATCAGCGTGTCACTAGGACTCTTCTTAAGTGGGTACCAGAAGTGGTAGAGGAGATTGGTTCAAGGCCCCCAGGTGTCTTGGTTGTAGGTAGGGCTGTGAATGCGTTGGCTGAAAAAGATCTAttgaattttgataaatcaagaaaatttgtcaTTGATGAAGGTTTTAGAGAATTTGAGGTTGATACGGATAGCCTATTTAAGTAA
- the PAM17 gene encoding Pam17p (Constituent of the TIM23 complex~similar to YKR065C) translates to MFTSAIRLSSQRLLARQPSVTAAALRSTTTALPLRSYSQPASLQDSTNLTWSDFFKLRKQQRRINVGSSLFTALLGCNVSWAYLSTMEIDPTQMLFGFDPLTVISAGIIASGALGYLLGPIVGSQVFKLSHNQQLAQFNNKNKDFLKHIINNRVDASSQSFSNPVPDYYGEKIGSLKEYKQWLRDCHAYAKKAKEFL, encoded by the coding sequence ATGTTTACCAGTGCCATTAGATTGTCATCACAAAGACTTTTAGCCCGTCAACCATCTGTCACTGCTGCCGCGTTGCGCTCGACTACCACAGCATTACCCTTAAGATCATATTCTCAGCCTGCATCCCTTCAAGACTCCACCAACTTGACATGgtctgattttttcaagttaAGAAAACAACAGCGTAGAATCAATGTTGGCTCTTCACTGTTTACCGCTCTCTTGGGGTGTAACGTTTCATGGGCTTATCTTTCTACGATGGAAATAGACCCGACTCAAATGCTTTTCGGATTCGACCCATTAACTGTCATTTCTGCTGGGATAATAGCCTCTGGTGCACTAGGTTACCTATTGGGTCCCATAGTTGGTTCGCAAGTTTTCAAGCTTTCCCATAACCAACAATTGGCACAattcaacaacaagaataaagattttttaaaacaTATCATTAATAACAGGGTCGATGCCTCTTCTCAAAGTTTCAGTAATCCTGTTCCAGATTATTACGGTGAGAAGATAGGCTCTCTAAAGGAATACAAGCAATGGTTAAGGGATTGTCACGCTTACGCCAAGAAAGCTAAGGAATTTTTGTGA
- the BET3 gene encoding TRAPP complex core subunit BET3 (Core component of transport protein particle (TRAPP) complexes I-III~similar to YKR068C), translating into MVSTTQSRSLKAMGEEIWKNKTEKINTELFTLTYGSIVAQLCQDNERDFNKVNDHLYSMGYNIGCRLIEDFLARTALPRCENLVKTSEVLSKCAFKIFLNITPNITNWSHNKDTFSLVLDENPLADFVELPMDAMKSLWYSNILCGVLKGSLEMVQLDCDVWFVSDILRGDSQTEIKVKLNKILKDEIPIGED; encoded by the coding sequence ATGGTATCTACCACACAATCGAGGTCTTTAAAGGCCATGGGGGAAGAGATCTGGAAGAATAAgacagaaaaaattaatacAGAACTATTTACGCTAACATATGGTTCCATCGTGGCACAATTGTGTCAAGATAATGAGCGGGACTTTAACAAAGTGAACGATCATTTGTATAGCATGGGCTATAATATTGGGTGTAGACTTATTGAGGATTTCTTGGCCAGGACGGCGTTGCCACGCTGTGAGAATTTAGTGAAAACAAGTGAAGTACTAAGTAAATGTGCATTcaagatatttttgaaCATCACCCCCAATATAACGAACTGGTCGCACAATAAGGACACGTTTTCATTAGTCTTGGATGAAAATCCATTGGCTGATTTTGTGGAGTTGCCTATGGACGCTATGAAATCGCTCTGGTATTCCAACATATTGTGTGGTGTTTTGAAGGGGTCGCTTGAAATGGTGCAGTTGGATTGTGATGTCTGGTTTGTGTCGGATATCTTGAGAGGCGACTCTCAGACGGAGATCAAGGTCAAGttaaataaaattttgaaggaCGAAATACCGATCGGTGAAGATTAG
- the CCP1 gene encoding cytochrome-c peroxidase (Mitochondrial cytochrome-c peroxidase~similar to YKR066C) codes for MTTAVRLLPSLGRTVHKRSLYLLSAAAAAGAVATFAYSQSHKRSSSHGGGSNNGWNNWGKAAALASATPLVHVASVERGRSYEDFQKVYNAIALKLREDDEYDNYIGYGPVLVRLAWHTSGTWDKHDNTGGSYGGTYRFKKEFNDPSNAGLQNGFKFLEPIQKEFPWISSGDLFSLGGVTAVQEMQGPKIPWRCGRVDTPEDTTPDNGRLPDADKDADYVRTFFQRLNMNDREVVALMGAHALGKTHLKNSGYEGPWGAANNVFTNEFYLNLLNEDWKLEKNDANNEQWDSKSGYMMLPTDYSLIQDPKYLSIVKEYANDQDKFFKDFSKAFEKLLENGITFPKDTPSPFIFKTLEEQGL; via the coding sequence ATGACTACTGCTGTTAGGCTCTTACCTTCACTGGGCAGAACCGTTCACAAGAGGTCTCTCTACCTACTctctgctgctgctgctgctggcGCTGTTGCTACTTTTGCTTACTCACAATCCCATAAGAGGTCGTCGTCTCACGGGGGTGGGAGTAATAACGGATGGAACAACTGGGGAAAAGCAGCTGCTCTAGCTTCCGCTACACCCCTCGTTCATGTTGCATCCGTCGAAAGGGGAAGGTCGTACGAGGACTTCCAAAAAGTGTACAACGCCATCGCGCTCAAACTGAGGGAAGATGACGAATATGACAACTATATAGGTTACGGTCCCGTGTTAGTGCGTCTTGCTTGGCATACGTCCGGGACTTGGGACAAGCACGACAACACTGGCGGGTCCTACGGTGGTACATACAGATTCAAAAAGGAGTTCAACGATCCATCGAACGCGGGCTTGCAGAACGGGTTCAAGTTCCTGGAGCCCATTCAGAAAGAGTTTCCTTGGATCTCCTCAGGCGATCTGTTTAGTCTAGGGGGTGTCACTGCTGTGCAGGAAATGCAGGGCCCCAAGATTCCATGGAGATGTGGTAGAGTGGACACACCAGAGGATACCACTCCTGACAACGGGAGACTGCCCGATGCTGATAAGGACGCTGACTATGTCAGAacatttttccaaagactCAATATGAATGACAGAGAGGTCGTGGCTCTTATGGGGGCTCACGCTCTGGGCAAGACCCACCTGAAGAACTCTGGGTACGAAGGGCCCTGGGGAGCGGCTAACAACGTCTTTACCAATGAATTTTACTTGAACTTGCTGAATGAGGACTggaaattggaaaaaaatgacgCCAACAACGAACAGTGGGACTCCAAGAGTGGCTACATGATGTTGCCCACCGACTATTCTTTGATCCAGGATCCCAAGTACCTAAGCATTGTGAAAGAATATGCTAATGACCAGGACAAGTTCTTTAAGGACTTCTCCaaagcttttgaaaaattgttggaaaaCGGCATCACTTTCCCTAAAGATACGCCTAGTCCATTCATCTTTaaaactttggaagaacAAGGTTTATAG
- the GPT2 gene encoding bifunctional glycerol-3-phosphate/glycerone-phosphate O-acyltransferase GPT2 (Glycerol-3-phosphate/dihydroxyacetone phosphate sn-1 acyltransferase~similar to YKR067W): protein MSTTAADHNATKSVPHVPQTSRRYRNSYNGFVYNIHTWLYDVSVFLFNILFTIFFREIKIRGAYNVPEVGVPTILVCAPHANQFIDPALVMSQTRLLKTSAGKSRSRMPCFVTAESSFKKRFISLFGHAMGGIPVPRIQDNLKPVDESLEIYAPDLKNHPEIIKGRSKNPHTTPVNFTKRFSVKSLLGLPNYLSNAQIKEIPDDETIILSSPFRTSKSKAVELLTNGTNFKYAEKIDNTETFQSVFDHLHTKGCVGIFPEGGSHDRPSLLPIKAGVAIMALGAVAADPNMRVAVVPCGLHYFHRNKFRSRAVLEYGEPIIVDGKYGEMYKDSPRETVSKLLKKITNSLFSVTENAPDYDTLMVIQAARRLYQPVKARLPLPAIVEINRRLLFGYSKFKDDPRIIHLKQLVYDYNRKLDLVGLKDHQVMQLKTTKLEGLRCFVVLIIRLIKLSVFAALSLPGSILFTPIFIICRIYSEKKAKEGLKKSLVKIKGTDLLATWKLIVALILAPVLYVTYSILLIILARKQHYCRIWLPSTNPLIQFVYFYALLVFTTYSSLKTGEIGVDLFKSLRPLFVSIVYPGKKIEEIQTTRKNLSLELTAVCNDLGPLVFPDYDKLATEIFSKRDGYDVCSDTESSISRMSAQSRSRSSSIHSIGSQASNALSRVNSRGSLTDIPIFSDARQGQWKSEGETSEDEDEFDEKISGTVETAQNSDSNKENSRDTDISSKIASLVRQKREHEKKE from the coding sequence ATGTCTACTACCGCTGCCGATCATAACGCTACCAAATCTGTCCCACATGTACCTCAGACGTCCCGACGGTACAGGAACTCATATAATGGATTCGTGTACAATATCCATACGTGGCTCTATGATGTAtctgtatttctttttaatattcTGTTCactattttcttcagaGAAATTAAGATACGTGGGGCGTACAATGTTCCAGAAGTTGGGGTGCCTACCATTCTCGTGTGTGCCCCTCATGCAAATCAGTTCATCGACCCAGCCTTGGTAATGTCTCAAACTCGTTTGCTGAAGACGTCAGCGGGAAAGTCCCGGTCCAGAATGCCCTGCTTTGTCACTGCAGAGTCTAgcttcaagaaaagattcaTCTCTCTATTTGGTCACGCTATGGGTGGTATCCCCGTACCTAGAATTCAGGACAACTTAAAGCCAGTGGATGAGAGTCTTGAGATTTACGCTCCGGACTTAAAGAACCACCCGGAAATTATAAAGGGTCGCTCTAAGAACCCGCATACCACTCCGGTGAACTTCACAAAAAGGTTTTCTGTCAAGTCTTTACTTGGATTGCCCAACTACTTGAGTAACGCTCAAATTAAGGAAATTCCGGATGACGAAACAATAATCTTGTCCTCCCCCTTTAGAACGTCTAAATCAAAGGCGGTGGAGCTCTTGACTAATGGTACTAATTTTAAATATGCGGAGAAAATAGACAATACGGAAACTTTCCAGAGTGTTTTTGACCACTTGCATACGAAGGGCTGTGTAGGTATTTTCCCCGAAGGTGGTTCTCATGACCGTCCTTCGTTATTGCCCATCAAGGCAGGTGTTGCCATTATGGCTCTGGGCGCTGTAGCCGCCGACCCGAATATGAGAGTGGCGGTTGTGCCCTGTGGTTTGCATTATTTCCATAGAAATAAGTTCAGGTCTAGGGCTGTATTGGAATATGGTGAACCTATAATCGTAGATGGGAAATATGGCGAGATGTACAAAGACTCCCCCCGTGAGACCGTTTCCAAACTGTTAAAAAAGATCACGAATTCGCTGTTTTCCGTCACCGAAAATGCTCCAGATTACGATACTTTAATGGTCATTCAGGCTGCAAGAAGACTATATCAACCGGTAAAAGCCAGGCTTCCTCTGCCCGCTATTGTGGAAATCAACAGAAGACTACTTTTTGGTTATTCCAAATTTAAGGATGACCCAAGAATTATTCATTTAAAACAACTGGTTTATGACTATAACAGGAAATTAGATTTGGTGGGCTTGAAAGACCACCAAGTTATGCAATTGAAAACTACCAAATTAGAAGGCTTGAGATGTTTTGTAGTTTTGATTATTCGATTAATTAAGCTATCTGTTTTTGCTGCACTATCGTTACCAGGTTCCATTCTCTTCACTCcaattttcattatttgtCGTATATATTCTGAAAAGAAGGCCAAAGAGggtttgaagaaatcattGGTTAAGATCAAAGGTACCGATTTGTTAGCCACATGGAAGCTTATCGTGGCGCTAATATTGGCTCCAGTTCTATACGTCACCTACTCAATCTTATTGATTATCTTGGCGAGGAAGCAACACTATTGTCGCATTTGGCTTCCCTCCACTAACCCACTCATACAATTCGTCTATTTTTACGCATTATTGGTTTTCACTACATACTCCTCTTTGAAAACAGGTGAAATTGGTGTGGaccttttcaaatctttaaGGCCGCTTTTCGTTTCCATTGTTTACCCCGGTAAAAAGATCGAAGAGATTCaaacaacaagaaagaatttAAGTTTGGAATTGACCGCTGTTTGTAACGATTTAGGGCCACTGGTCTTTCCTGATTACGATAAATTGGCGACTGAGATTTTCTCTAAAAGGGATGGCTATGATGTTTGTTCTGATACAGAGTCGTCTATAAGCCGTATGAGCGCTCAATCTAGAAGTCGTTCATCTTCTATACATTCTATTGGGTCACAAGCCTCTAACGCGCTATCAAGGGTGAATTCAAGAGGCTCATTGACCGATATTCCAATTTTCTCTGATGCTAGGCAAGGTCAATGGAAAAGTGAAGGTGAAACTAGTGAGGACgaggatgaatttgatgagaaAATTTCTGGGACTGTAGAAACCGCACAAAATTCCGATTcaaacaaggaaaacagtCGCGATACAGATATATCTTCGAAGATTGCTTCACTGGTGAGACAAAAAAGAGAACACGAAAAGAAGGAATGA